One Megachile rotundata isolate GNS110a chromosome 5, iyMegRotu1, whole genome shotgun sequence genomic region harbors:
- the Taf11 gene encoding TATA-box binding protein associated factor 11, translated as MDNIFGKEDSGNESEHVDIEEKEEKGSPSRHSGIKDVESLDVDSMQVKVESDAMSSQSQSDVEEAGSNSMCTVVEDQLEIVKHEIDSREEEQITEDMFENDIVLPHANPTTVKERRESREKSKKELEEEEREKMQVLVSNFTEDQLDRYEMYRRAAFPKAAIKRIMQTITGCSVSQNVVIAMSGIAKVFVGEIVEEALDVMEAHQETGPLQPKHLREAVRRLRLQGQIPNGRAHKAFFRL; from the exons atggATAATATATTTGGTAAGGAAGATTCTGGAAATGAAAGCGAACATGTGGATATCGAAGAGAAGGAAGAAAAAGGTAGTCCCTCTCGACATTCTGGAATTAAAGATGTAGAATCACTGGATGTGGATAGTATGCAGGTCAAG GTAGAATCAGACGCGATGAGTTCTCAATCCCAGTCCGATGTGGAAGAAGCAGGATCTAATTCAATGTGTACGGTAGTGGAGGATCAATTGGAGATTGTTAAACATGAAATTGATTCTAGAGAAGAAGAGCAAATAACTGAAGATATGTTTGAAAATGATATAGTATTACCTCATGCAAATCCAACAACCGTTAAGGAAAGAAGAGAAAGCAGAGAGAAAAGCAAAAAGGAGTTggaagaagaagagagagaaaaaatgCA agtattagtttcaaattttacggAAGATCAATTGGACAGATACGAAATGTATAGAAGAGCTGCTTTTCCAAAAGCAGCGATAAAAagg ATCATGCAAACTATAACGGGTTGCTCTGTGTCGCAAAACGTAGTAATTGCTATGTCCGGTATTGCGAAGGTATTTGTAGGAGAAATCGTAGAAGAAG CTCTCGATGTCATGGAAGCACATCAAGAAACAGGGCCATTACAGCCTAAACATTTGAGAGAAGCGGTCCGAAGATTGAGACTTCAAGGGCAGATTCCGAATGGTCGTGCTCATAAGGCGTTTTTCAGGCTGTga
- the Blos4 gene encoding biogenesis of lysosome-related organelles complex 1 subunit 4 — protein sequence MTSDTTTIVEELAKDYAGYAKLDLSKQLKGFHDTIEDVMMRLEEFQSIIEMVQSESSKCTDQQIPRLEDMEQEVTNLCRRIDALEHVIAMANVNLTTLEAAVDNAEAELGISDRLFGMLNPLSFFKKTQEPVDPNKLTTFEPPTIYRTSDYFNSE from the exons atgacttcAGATACTACAACAATTGTCGAAGAATTGGCCAAAGATTATGCGGGTTATGCAAAATTGGATTTATCGAAGCAG CTAAAGGGTTTTCATGACACGATCGAGGATGTGATGATGCGCTTGGAAGAATTCCAGTCGATCATTGAAATG GTTCAGTCTGAAAGTTCAAAATGCACGGATCAACAAATTCCAAGGTTGGAGGACATGGAACAGGAAGTCACAAACCTTTGCAGAAGAATAGATGCTTTAGAACATGTAATAGCAATGGCTAATGTAAATCTAACTACGTTAGAAGCTGCTGTTGATAACGCAGAAGCTGAATTAGGAATTTCTGATAGATTATTTGGAATGCTAAATCCTTTATCCTTCTTT AAAAAAACTCAAGAGCCAGTGGATCCAAATAAATTAACAACATTTGAACCTCCAACAATTTATAGAACCAGTGACTATTTCAATAgcgaataa
- the LOC143264428 gene encoding uncharacterized protein LOC143264428 has translation MNVCKISIRDKQDESFISARLNSTHKYAASSKILKYHSRKLLDYSEDMVHISSIKYKPELHKTGLNDFLKGSKRDNEDHNELWDNWSNWSTCSVTCGNGRQVRWRHCLAGDCIKGLKKAQIKTCRQKQCDSKSILHWLDNFNWQEVLLEVITE, from the exons atgaATG TCTGTAAAATTAGCATACGCGATAAACAAGATGAGAGCTTCATTTCCGCTCGATTAAATTCTACACATAAATATGCAGCTTCTAGCAAGATTTTGAAATATCATAGTCGAAAGTTGCTCGATTATTCGGAAGATATGGTTCATATAagttctataaaatataaaccaGAGTTACATAAAACAGGATTAAATGATTTTCTCAAAGGAAGCAAGAGAGATAACGAAGATC ATAACGAATTATGGGACAATTGGAGCAATTGGAGTACATGTAGTGTCACCTGCGGAAATGGTCGTCAGGTTCGTTGGCGTCACTGTTTAGCAGGGGATTGCATAAAAGGATTGAAAAAAGCACAAATAAAAACTTGTCGGCAAAAGCAGTGTGATTCTAAATCCATTCTTCATTGGCTTG ATAATTTCAATTGGCAAGAAGTTCTACTTGAAGTAATAACAGAATAA